AAAATCGAAAATTCTTTCGAAATTTCCGGAAATCATCCACGGATTCACGACTCGCGAGCTGGGGGCCGATGATACCCGGATTGCGGATGAGTTGAAGATTCCGGTATCTTCTATTGTAACGGTCAAACAGGTGCATTCAAATCAGGTTCTTTTTTTGTCGGACCGATCGGACAGATCCATTGAAGCCGACGCAATCATCACCAATCAAAAAGAAATTTTCATCGCCATCCGCACCGCCGACTGCGTTCCCATCCTGGTTTATGATCCGGAACACCGGGCGGTCGGTGCGATTCACGCCGGCTGGCGGGGGCTTGTGAGCGGCGTGATTGAAAACGCCGTTTGCGAGATGGCGGTCCATTTTGGAACAAAACCACCAAAACTTCTGGCCGCTTTGGGTCCCGCCCTCTGTCCCGGCTGTTTCGCGGTCCGGAGGTAGCGGAGGCATTTCGAAAGAGATTCGGCGATCGGCTAGAGCCTGTTAGCGATCCGTCGAAGGCGGAGAGCGTTACAGGCTCTTGTACCCGGAGGGTGTTGACAATCACGGCGGGAA
The sequence above is drawn from the Deltaproteobacteria bacterium genome and encodes:
- a CDS encoding laccase domain-containing protein → KSKILSKFPEIIHGFTTRELGADDTRIADELKIPVSSIVTVKQVHSNQVLFLSDRSDRSIEADAIITNQKEIFIAIRTADCVPILVYDPEHRAVGAIHAGWRGLVSGVIENAVCEMAVHFGTKPPKLLAALGPALCPGCFAVRR
- a CDS encoding laccase domain-containing protein, which codes for MRDGGPFWNKTTKTSGRFGSRPLSRLFRGPEVAEAFRKRFGDRLEPVSDPSKAESVTGSCTRRVLTITAGNGDRSFVDLRKGCEVALSDSGLNEKNLEFLPYCTACHRDLFYSFRKGDTDKRQLAFIGVRL